From Stigmatopora argus isolate UIUO_Sarg chromosome 14, RoL_Sarg_1.0, whole genome shotgun sequence, the proteins below share one genomic window:
- the mapk8ip3 gene encoding C-Jun-amino-terminal kinase-interacting protein 3: MMDLQIDEVVYQDDYGSCTVMSERVSGLANSIYREFERLIRSYDEEVVKELMPLVVNVLENLDAVLLENQEHEVELELLKEDNEQLITQYEREKALRKQAEEKFIEFEDELEEDKKDLQVQVEGLELQGKQLELKSKNYADQITRLEEREADMKKEYNALHQRHTEMIQTYVEHIERSKLQQTGSNSQSDGSGRTHRHTWRKSKAERPPSLSLYPSGEGMVRGGLGGARMMPVKDIWQEDGSESDSVAATPSSTGSKSNTPTSSVPSATVTPINEGSFEFDAMRAGSRGRKSAKRLSRNMEVQVSQETRNVSIGMGSSDEWSEFQEIIDSTPELDMCVDPRVYGGGNSPSQGIVNEAFGINTDSLYHEIKDAKSDIIGDVDAGAELLGEFSGMGKEVENLLTENKQLLETKNALNIVKDDLIAKVDELSSEHEVLREELEALRQSKNKVDTKVKELEEELRRLRAEALGASRDSKDEGNDDFSSPIQDGDMTMTQRRRFTRVEMARVLMERNQYKERLMELQEAVRWTEMIRASRESPAIQEKKKSTIWQFFARLFSSSASPPPVKRPYYSVNIHYKSPSPAGFPQRRSHTMCQISTSNRTLEFFPEDDSALLARREQRREQYRQVREHMRRDDGIMQACGWSVPPRFKQNGGQTDSAQDSQLKRQQTNGEKDDNRMKNVPVPVYCRPLVEKDPNRKLWCAAGVDLTGWKAGCTEPEPLRAICNGSDPLQAEENQGGKKSSHNSPEKRKSKELQETDTMSSRVWILTSTHSASKVVIIDANQPGSLVDQFNVCNAHVLCISSVPAASESDYPAGEIVLDPGDGGAGGGEDSGSVEGMLAGITLVGCATNCSVARSNCSSRTDTPIMDKGQAPIAPPASSKILPAQSAEEATEATEATEVPEPLSNHTEHVSAPSGPFMEHVFTDPPPRSAENSDRVGGLSKEETSAPPEMDDGGEEAKNYTSMAPTMWLGAQNGWLYVHSAVGNWKNCLHSIKLKDSVLSLVHVKGRVLVALADGTLAIFHRSEDGQWDLSNYHLMDLGRPHHSIRCMAVVHDKVWCGYKNKIHVIQPKSMQIEKSFDAHPRRESQVRQLAWIGDGVWVSIRLDSTLRLYHAHTHQHLQDVDIEPYVSKMLGTGKLGFSFVRITALLIGGNRLWVGTGNGVIISIPLTETVVLHRGQLLGLRANKVSPTSSGGVIHVYGDDGSEKSNGSFIPYCSMAQAQLCFHGHRDAVKFFVTVPGNVLATLNGSVLDSPSEGPDSTVPPDTEAQSLQNVLVLSGGEGYIDFRIGDGEDDETEEGESDEASQLKPALCKAERSHIIVWQVSYIPE, translated from the exons ATGATGGACCTACAGATAGACGAGGTGGTCTACCAG GACGACTACGGCTCCTGTACTGTCATGTCGGAGCGGGTGTCGGGCCTGGCCAACAGCATCTACCGAGAGTTCGAGCGACTGATCCGTAGCTATGACGAAGAGGTGGTGAAGGAACTCATGCCGCTAGTTGTCAACGTCTTGGAGAACTTAGATGCCGTGCTGTTAGAGAACCAAGAGCACGAAGTTGAACTGGAGCTCCTGAAGGAGGACAACGAGCAACTCATTACACAGTACGAGCGGGAGAAAGCTCTACGCAAGCAGGCGGAGGAG AAATTCATTGAGTTTGAGGATGAGTTGGAGGAAGACAAGAAGGACCTGCAGGTGCAGGTAGAGGGTTTGGAGCTTCAGGGGAAACAATTGGAACTCAAGTCCAAGAACTATGCTGACCAAA TCACACGCTTGGAGGAAAGGGAGGCTGACATGAAGAAAGAATATAATGCTCTGCACCAGCGCCACACTGAG ATGATCCAGACGTACGTCGAGCATATCGAGCGCTCCAAATTGCAGCAGACAGGAAGCAACAGCCAATCAGATGGCAGTGGACGAAC TCACCGTCACACATGGAGGAAAAG CAAAGCAGAGCGCCCGCCATCGTTGAGCCTGTACCCCAGCGGCGAAGGCATGGTACGTGGGGGTCTCGGGGGGGCTAGGATGATGCCCGTGAAAGACATCTGGCAG gaggatggatcaGAGTCTGATTCGGTGGCGGCGACGCCCAGCAGCACTGGAAGCAAGTCCAACACTCCCACATCCTCCGTCCCTTCCGCCACCGTCACCCCAATCAACGAGGGCTCTTTTGAGTTCGACGCGATGCGGGCCGGAAGCCGGGGCAGGAAAAGCGCCAAGCGTCTTAGCCGGAATATGGAAGTCCAGGTTTCCCAGGAAACCAGGAACGTGAGCATCG gtaTGGGAAGCAGCGATGAGTGGTCAGAGTTTCAGGAAATCATCGATTCCACTCCCGAGTTGGACATGTGTGTGGATCCTCGAGTGTACGGAGGAGGAAACAG TCCCTCACAGGGAATAGTGAACGAAGCCTTCGGAATCAACACAGATTCGCTATACCACGAAATCAAAGACGCCAAGTCGGACATCATTGGGGATGTCGATGCCGGCGCAGAGCTTCTTG GCGAATTCTCAG GGATGGGCAAGGAAGTGGAGAACCTGCTGACGGAAAACAAACAGCTCCTCGAAACCAA AAATGCTCTCAACATTGTTAAAGATGATCTTATAGCCAAAGTTGACGAGCTGTCTAGTGAACACGAGGTTCTTCGGGAGGAGCTGGAAGCCCTGAGGCAGTCCAAGAACAAGGTGGACACCAAAGTCAAAGAACTGGAAGAAGAACTACGAAG GTTAAGAGCTGAGGCTCTCGGAGCATCTCGGGACTCCAAGGATGAAGGAAATGATGAC TTTTCATCACCCATACAAGATGGCGACATGACCATGACTCAGAGAAGGCGTTTTACTCGAGTGGAGATGGCGAGGGTACTGATGGAGAGGAACCAATACAAGGAGAGGCTGATGGAGCTGCAGGAGGCTGTGCGGTGGACAGAGATGATCAG GGCTTCCCGTGAGAGTCCTGCAATCCAAGAGAAAAAGAAATCTACTATCTGGCAGTT CTTTGCACGTCTCTTCAGCTCATCAGCCAGTCCTCCGCCTGTCAAGCGTCCGTACTACAGCGTCAACATTCACTACAAGTCGCCGTCACCGGCGGGCTTCCCTCAGCGCCGCAGCCACACCATGTGTCAGATCTCGACCTCAAACCGCACATTGGAGTTCTTCCCCGAAGA TGACTCGGCACTGTTGGCCCGCCGTGAGCAGCGGCGGGAACAGTACCGGCAGGTCCGTGAGCACATGCGTCGGGACGACGGCATCATGCAGGCCTGTGGTTGGAGTGTGCCGCCACGTTTCAAACAG AACGGTGGTCAGACGGACAGCGCTCAGGACAGCCAGCTGAAAAGGCAACAG ACCAACGGTGAGAAAGATGACAACCGCATGAAAAATGTTCCTGTCCCGGTCTACTGTCGCCCCTTGGTTGAGAAAGACCCCAACAGGAAg CTGTGGTGTGCAGCCGGAGTGGACCTGACAGGATGGAAAGCAGGCTGCACAGAGCCAGAACCACTTAGAGCCATCTGTAATGGCAGCGATCCGTTGCAGGCGGAGGAGAACCAAGGAGGCAAGAAAAGCAGTCACAACTCTCCTGAGAAGAGAAAG TCTAAGGAGCTGCAGGAAACTGACACCATGAGCAGCCGCGTTTGGATCCTAACCAGCACCCATTCAGCTAGCAAAGTGGTGATCATTGATGCTAACCAGCCAGGCTCACTGGTGGACCAATTCAACGTCTGTAATGCTCACGTTCTCTGCATCTCAAGTGTGCCAG CTGCCAGTGAGAGTGACTATCCTGCTGGTGAGATCGTATTGGATCCAGGTGATGGTGGTGCAGGGGGAGGCGAGGACTCCGGCAGTGTGGAGGGTATGTTGGCTGGTATCACGCTAGTGGGTTGTGCCACTAACTGCAGTGTTGCCCGTAGCAACTGCTCCTCACGCACTGACACTCCCATAATGGACAAAGGACAAG CCCCCATCGCTCCCCCTGCAAGTAGTAAGATTCTCCCGGCTCAGTCCGCCGAGGAGGCCACTGAGGCCACTGAGGCCACTGAAGTTCCAGAACCCCTATCCAATCACACGGAACATGTTTCGGCCCCTTCGGGACCCTTCATGGAGCACGTCTTCACCGACCCGCCGCCTCGTTCGGCAGAAAATTCTGACAG GGTCGGTGGTCTCTCCAAAGAGGAGACGTCGGCGCCTCCAGAAATGGACGATGGTGGCGAAGAGGCTAAGAATTACACCAGCATGGCACCCACCATGTGGCTCGGGGCCCAAAATggctg GCTTTATGTCCACTCAGCAGTTGGCAACTGGAAAAATTGTCTTCACTCCATCAAACTCAAAGATTCTGTCCTCAGTCTGGT GCACGTGAAAGGTCGTGTACTCGTGGCTCTCGCTGACGGGACCCTCGCGATATTCCACAGATCAGAGG ACGGCCAATGGGATTTGTCCAACTACCACCTGATGGACCTGGGCCGACCTCATCATTCCATCCGCTGCATGGCCGTCGTGCACGACAAAGTGTGGTGCggctacaaaaacaagatccacgTCATTCAGCCCAAAAGCATGCAGATCGAG AAGTCCTTCGACGCCCACCCTCGACGGGAAAGCCAGGTGCGGCAGCTGGCTTGGATCGGCGACGGCGTGTGGGTGTCCATCCGGCTGGACTCCACGCTGCGCCTCTACCACGCTCACACGCACCAGCACCTCCAAGACGTGGACATCGAGCCGTATGTTAGCAAAATGCTCG GCACCGGCAAGCTGGGCTTCTCCTTCGTGCGTATTACAGCTCTTCTGATTGGTGGAAATCGCCTTTGGGTGGGCACTGGAAATGGCGTGATCATCTCCATCCCGCTAACAGAGA CGGTGGTCCTTCACCGGGGACAACTCCTGGGTTTGAGGG CCAATAAGGTGTCGCCGACATCTTCCGGCGGGGTGATCCACGTGTACGGCGACGATGGCTCCGAGAAGAGCAACGGAAGCTTCATCCCTTATTGCTCCATGGCGCAGGCGCAGCTCTGTTTCCACGGACACCGCGATGCGGTCAAGTTCTTCGTCACAGTTCCCG GCAATGTTCTGGCCACCCTGAATGGGAGCGTGTTGGACAGCCCGTCAGAGGGTCCGGACTCCACAGTGCCCCCTGATACGGAGGCCCAGAGCCTTCAAAATGTGCTTGTGCTGAGCGGCGGAGAGGGTTACATTGACTTCCGCATAG
- the jpt2 gene encoding jupiter microtubule associated homolog 2 isoform X2 yields the protein MSGIHLCIRVLRPPGGGSSNLFGGYEEEAPQPRRSNKMASNVFGSPEEPQKSPRRSNPPGGKSSGIFGEPEPPVQPQRPIPPGGPTSITFGPVECADVQSQSLPNKPKDNVSVASEPETPATEAKVIQPPEAKDIQPEVEEQIASPPAIVPVKEEPTAAPEPAPAATACPAPATPPDEIKNHEPHLGPIPRSHNRVLNPPGGKSSVVFY from the exons ATGAGTGGAATTCATCTTTGTATACG GGTGCTGCGCCCCCCGGGTGGTGGTTCCAGTAATCTGTTCGGTGGCTATGAAGAGGAAGCCCCACAACCCAGAAGATCCAATAAGATGGCCTCAAATGTGTTTGGTTCACCAGAAGAACCCCAGAAATCTCCAAGACGCTCCAACCCTCCAG GTGGAAAGAGCAGTGGAATTTTTGGGGAACCTGAGCCTCCAGTCCAACCACAGAGACCCATTCCTCCTGGTGGACCAACCAGTATCACATTTGGACCTGTGGAGTGTGCAGATGTCCAAAGCCAAAGTCTCCCAAATAAACCAAAG gacAATGTATCTGTAGCATCTGAACCAGAAACCCCAG CAACGGAGGCCAAAGTCATCCAGCCTCCCGAGGCCAAGGATATCCAGCCTGAGGTTGAAGAGCAAATTGCCTCACCACCCGCCATTGTGCCAGTTAAGGAGGAGCCTACTGCTGCCCCAGAGCCCGCCCCCGCCGCCACGGCCTGCCCCGCCCCCGCTACTCCCCCCGATGAGATCAAGAACCACGAGCCTCACCTAGGACCCATACCTCGCTCTCACAACAGGGTCCTCAACCCCCCCGGAGGAAAGTCAAGTGTGGTGTTCTACTGA
- the jpt2 gene encoding jupiter microtubule associated homolog 2 isoform X1 has translation MTSTNVFQGLEGSKPSSRVLRPPGGGSSNLFGGYEEEAPQPRRSNKMASNVFGSPEEPQKSPRRSNPPGGKSSGIFGEPEPPVQPQRPIPPGGPTSITFGPVECADVQSQSLPNKPKDNVSVASEPETPATEAKVIQPPEAKDIQPEVEEQIASPPAIVPVKEEPTAAPEPAPAATACPAPATPPDEIKNHEPHLGPIPRSHNRVLNPPGGKSSVVFY, from the exons ATGACTTCGACTAACGTGTTTCAAGGGCTGGAAGGATCGAAACCGAGCTCAAG GGTGCTGCGCCCCCCGGGTGGTGGTTCCAGTAATCTGTTCGGTGGCTATGAAGAGGAAGCCCCACAACCCAGAAGATCCAATAAGATGGCCTCAAATGTGTTTGGTTCACCAGAAGAACCCCAGAAATCTCCAAGACGCTCCAACCCTCCAG GTGGAAAGAGCAGTGGAATTTTTGGGGAACCTGAGCCTCCAGTCCAACCACAGAGACCCATTCCTCCTGGTGGACCAACCAGTATCACATTTGGACCTGTGGAGTGTGCAGATGTCCAAAGCCAAAGTCTCCCAAATAAACCAAAG gacAATGTATCTGTAGCATCTGAACCAGAAACCCCAG CAACGGAGGCCAAAGTCATCCAGCCTCCCGAGGCCAAGGATATCCAGCCTGAGGTTGAAGAGCAAATTGCCTCACCACCCGCCATTGTGCCAGTTAAGGAGGAGCCTACTGCTGCCCCAGAGCCCGCCCCCGCCGCCACGGCCTGCCCCGCCCCCGCTACTCCCCCCGATGAGATCAAGAACCACGAGCCTCACCTAGGACCCATACCTCGCTCTCACAACAGGGTCCTCAACCCCCCCGGAGGAAAGTCAAGTGTGGTGTTCTACTGA